A region from the Leishmania panamensis strain MHOM/PA/94/PSC-1 chromosome 20 sequence genome encodes:
- a CDS encoding hypothetical protein (TriTrypDB/GeneDB-style sysID: LpmP.20.3260), with protein MSGVDLPPVWIGTPQREAAQEDVADPYTSKIGGQAVYFRVGASATEQQSSGALSKYFQCPQCKSTAQVSLLCQVYAPLEVYDRVLYILVCAACTRRPTATAPFQGGARMPALTPGSDKKSGLAAAAAANSHTSFCFALRSQNFSREYFAELQQQLSAEAQKVTKAEKEKAENDAPLFGVSDDWDRDDEPSKEARPSPAAPQDNTGNTDGAVEKTPEEQPTFPLASRGMTAPLKGVLYTSGLALDLYEEPPPKWKKEPSIKEQLAAAESMYNSSVTLDTSGFEEDDESPAEACVRAYMEQMERTPSQCVRWCPGGTPLRTSTMPIGVNGGFLPPPCPACGATRQFEMQLTAPVVYYLTKDIDEVKNLTVHFSNVLVYTCSSNCYNTDCNLPYLPEYVVVEDEL; from the coding sequence ATGAGTGGAGTCGATCTACCCCCTGTCTGGATCGGGACGCCTCAACGCGAGGCAGCACAGGAGGATGTGGCGGACCCGTACACGTCCAAGATCGGAGGCCAAGCTGTGTACTTCCGCGTCGGCGCGAGCGCAACGGAACAGCAATCTAGTGGTGCGTTAAGCAAGTACTTTCAGTGCCCACAGTGCAAGTCCACTGCCCAGGtctcgcttctctgccaGGTGTATGCCCCCCTCGAGGTCTACGACCGAGTGCTGTACAttcttgtgtgtgccgccTGTACACGTAGACCAACGGCGACCGCCCCTTTCCAAGGAGGCGCACGGATGCCTGCACTGACCCCCGGCTCTGACAAGAAGAGCGgtcttgctgctgccgcagctgcaaaCTCCCACACAAGCTTCTGCTTTGCCTTGCGGAGTCAGAACTTTAGCCGTGAGTACTTTGCCgagttgcagcagcagcttagCGCAGAAGCTCAGAAGGTAACCAAGGctgagaaggaaaaggcggagAACGATGCACCGCTGTTTGGTGTCAGCGACGACTGGGACAGGGATGATGAACCGTCGAAGGAGGCAAGACCgtcaccggcggcgccgcaggaCAATACCGGCAACACAGATGGTGCGGTAGAGAAGACACCAGAGGAGCAGCCCACATTCCCGCTCGCGTCACGTGGCATGACTGCACCCCTGAAAGGTGTGCTGTACACGAGTGGTCTTGCGCTTGATCTGTATGAAGAGCCGCCGCCCAAATGGAAGAAGGAGCCCTCGATCAAGGAGCAGCTGGCCGCTGCGGAGTCCATGTACAATAGCAGCGTGACGCTGGATACGAGTGGCTTCGAGGAAGACGATGAGTCTCCCGCAgaagcgtgtgtgcgtgcgtacatGGAGCAGATGGAGAGGACCCCATCCCAGTGTGTGCGATGGTGCCCCGGCGGCACTCCACTACGGACGTCCACGATGCCAATCGGTGTAAACGGGGGctttctgccgccgccgtgccccGCGTGTGGCGCCACGCGCCAGTTTGAGATGCAGCTCACAGCCCCTGTTGTCTACTACCTCACCAAGGACATCGACGAGGTCAAGAACTTGACGGTGCACTTCAGCAATGTTCTCGTGTACACTTGCAGTAGTAACTGCTACAACACCGACTGTAACCTTCCCTACCTGCCGGAGTATGTCGTGGTGGAGGATGAGTTATAA
- a CDS encoding hypothetical protein (TriTrypDB/GeneDB-style sysID: LpmP.20.3270), which translates to MSLEDVILSNDVAGVRAFVNAAANNAVNAVNREGYVPLYFACMKLSVSLPVIEELVRLGAAVDGKGADGETPLYISVYNHRLDVVKYLIACKADVNAVNGPHRETALHVAARCGFADILSCLLSSGAGLNVRNARQETPLYAAAQAGRHDTVYLLLKSDANTSLSNEDGKTPLYIASEKEYKHVVVLFKASHDDLTLAKSLADSEWRLRPEPMMSSDQILDKAAADQQFAAAVRRRSSAGAPAPDTKPMEVVEIKVPEPKVRRHNPLTGESYGPCRTLEEVGYDSPPPIPTELQNRPPARLSRVGGTSMVVGTGTEEGGREPIRIDLIGGDVFKYYAPSKK; encoded by the coding sequence ATGTCGCTCGAGGACGTTATTCTCAGCAACGATGTCGCAGGGGTAAGAGCCTTCGTCAATGCAGCCGCCAACAACGCCGTAAATGCGGTGAACAGGGAGGGCTATGTTCCGCTGTACTTTGCGTGTATGAAGTTGTCCGTGTCTCTGCCGGTGATCGAGGAGCTGGTGCGACtaggcgctgctgtcgacgGCAAGGGTGCCGACGGCGAGACACCCTTGTACATTAGCGTGTACAATCACCGTCTGGACGTAGTGAAGTACCTCATCGCCTGCAAGGCAGATGTGAACGCAGTGAACGGACCGCATAGAGAAACTGCTCTGCACGTGGCGGCAAGGTGCGGGTTTGCAGACATTCTGTCCTGCTTGCTGAGCTCCGGTGCCGGCCTGAATGTGCGCAACGCGCGACAAGAAACCCCTCTgtacgcagctgcgcaagctgGTCGCCACGACACCGTGTATCTGCTACTCAAGTCCGATGCAAACACTTCACTTTCGAACGAAGACGGCAAGACGCCACTTTACATTGCCTCTGAAAAGGAGTACAAGCACGTGGTCGTGCTTTTCAAGGCCTCCCACGACGACTTGACGCTTGCGAAGTCGCTCGCTGACTCAGAGTGGCGACTGCGTCCAGAGCCGATGATGTCGTCCGACCAGATCCTGGACAAAGCCGCAGCTGATCAACAgttcgcagcagcagtgcgtcgACGTTCTTCTGCTggtgcgccagcgccagaCACGAAGCCGATGGAGGTGGTAGAAATCAAGGTGCCGGAGCCCAAGGTACGTAGGCACAACCCTCTGACGGGAGAGTCGTACGGCCCTTGCCGCActctggaggaggtgggctACGATTCGCCTCCGCCAATTCCAACGGAGCTGCAGAACCGGCCACCGGCGAGGCTTTCGCGCGTTGGGGGCACGTCGATGGTGGTCGGGACCGGCACGGAGGAAGGTGGTCGTGAGCCTATTCGCATCGATTTGATCGGTGGAGATGTTTTTAAGTACTACGCGCCATCCAAGAAATAG